From a single Kitasatospora sp. NBC_00458 genomic region:
- a CDS encoding NCS2 family permease, with amino-acid sequence MPVAQPTDESPEPIADAPKPPTGALDRYFRISERGSTLPREIRGGIATFFTMAYILVLNPIILASATDMTGAHLDSAQLVTATALTAGLTTLLMGVIGNVPIGLAAGLGVNTIVALQLAPKMTWPDAMGMVVLAGFAIMLLVATGLRERVMNAVPLGLRKAIAIGIGLFICLVGLVDSGFVSRIPDAAHTTVPLQLGTGGHLLGWPVLVFVLGLLLTLVLIVRKVPGAILVSIAVMTVLAVVIDKIADIPALNWGLAVPAWPGNPVAAPDFGLVGQVSLFGGFEKVGVLTGVLFVFTVLMSCFFDAMGTILGVADEAHLLDEKGDLPGINKVLMIDGIATAAGGATSSSANTCFVESTAGVGEGARTGFASIVTGGLFVVALFLTPLATMVPAQAATPALVAVGFLILANSVKDIDWADYTIAIPAFLTIVMMPFTYSITNGIGFGFITFCILRAAAGRGREVPVALYAVSAVFAFYYLMPALGLL; translated from the coding sequence ATGCCCGTGGCCCAGCCGACCGACGAGTCGCCCGAGCCCATTGCCGACGCGCCGAAGCCCCCGACCGGCGCACTGGACCGCTACTTCCGGATCAGCGAGCGCGGCTCCACCCTGCCGCGCGAGATCCGCGGCGGAATCGCCACCTTCTTCACCATGGCGTACATCCTGGTGCTGAACCCGATCATCCTGGCCAGCGCCACGGACATGACCGGCGCCCACCTCGACAGCGCCCAGCTGGTCACCGCCACCGCGCTCACCGCAGGCCTCACCACCCTGCTGATGGGCGTCATCGGCAACGTCCCGATCGGCCTGGCCGCCGGCCTCGGCGTCAACACCATCGTCGCCCTCCAGCTCGCGCCCAAGATGACCTGGCCCGACGCCATGGGCATGGTGGTGCTGGCCGGCTTCGCGATCATGCTCCTGGTCGCCACCGGGCTGCGCGAGCGCGTCATGAACGCCGTCCCGCTCGGCCTGCGCAAGGCCATCGCGATCGGCATCGGCCTCTTCATCTGCCTCGTCGGCCTGGTCGACTCCGGCTTCGTCAGCCGCATCCCGGACGCCGCCCACACCACCGTCCCGCTCCAGCTCGGCACCGGCGGCCACCTGCTCGGCTGGCCCGTCCTGGTCTTCGTGCTCGGCCTGCTGCTGACCCTGGTGCTGATCGTCCGCAAGGTGCCCGGAGCGATCCTGGTCTCCATCGCGGTGATGACCGTCCTCGCCGTCGTCATCGACAAGATAGCCGACATCCCGGCCCTCAACTGGGGCCTCGCCGTCCCCGCCTGGCCCGGCAACCCGGTCGCCGCCCCCGACTTCGGCCTCGTCGGCCAGGTCAGCCTGTTCGGCGGCTTCGAGAAGGTCGGCGTCCTCACCGGCGTGCTCTTCGTCTTCACCGTGCTGATGTCCTGCTTCTTCGACGCGATGGGCACCATCCTCGGCGTCGCCGACGAGGCCCACCTGCTGGACGAGAAGGGCGACCTGCCGGGCATCAACAAGGTCCTGATGATCGACGGCATCGCCACCGCCGCGGGCGGCGCCACCTCCTCCTCGGCCAACACCTGCTTCGTCGAGTCGACCGCGGGCGTCGGCGAGGGCGCCCGCACCGGCTTCGCCTCGATCGTCACCGGCGGCCTCTTCGTGGTGGCCCTCTTCCTCACCCCGCTCGCCACCATGGTCCCCGCCCAGGCCGCCACCCCCGCCCTGGTCGCCGTCGGCTTCCTGATCCTGGCCAACTCGGTCAAGGACATCGACTGGGCCGACTACACCATCGCGATCCCGGCCTTCCTGACCATCGTGATGATGCCGTTCACCTACTCCATCACCAACGGCATCGGGTTCGGCTTCATCACCTTCTGCATCCTCCGCGCGGCCGCCGGCCGCGGCCGCGAGGTCCCGGTGGCGCTGTACGCGGTCTCGGCCGTCTTCGCCTTCTACTACCTGATGCCGGCCCTGGGTCTGCTCTGA